A single window of Solea solea chromosome 9, fSolSol10.1, whole genome shotgun sequence DNA harbors:
- the LOC131465734 gene encoding uncharacterized protein LOC131465734 yields MPADEALLAYDHHDTTTKVKLPKQTVFLTVPLGATMYIDDLVLHHHDSEIEIMNAFLGHNVSVDLSLLQQLAAEGTQMVKFILNSTGRNSQQGPSYNIRLAHPDRWKRACQTDPPTTTCSIGTQLSMKTLQPHFISTGTQTNFPSNDVGVGTAAALPFLTTPIKRRRTELEVGEEEEPAEGSSVAIKVPHDSTYDPVDTLNESADVRKESSVPVHKTPTYIVYEDCLMERFQMCPVCKRNYDVRSRRLDTFLSVEQQCLHCEFSRKWNTQPLVGSTPAGNLQLSTAVYTTSASFFKIEKVLYLDIFRNKCNGIQHMLSLI; encoded by the exons ATGCCAGCGGATGAGGCCCTCTTGGCCTATGATCACCATGATACAACTACTAAGGTGAAATTGCCAAAACAGACGGTGTTCCTGACGGTCCCTCTGGGGGCCACAATGTACATTGATGACCTGGTCCTCCATCATCACGACTCGGAAATCGAGATCATGAATGCCTTTTTGGGTCATAACGTAAGCGTCGACCTCTCCCTTCTGCAACAACTTGCAGCTGAAGGGACACAAATGGTTAAGTTCATCCTCAACTCCACTGGACGGAACTCCCAACAAGGCCCGTCTTACAACATTCG GCTAGCACATCCGGACCGGTGGAAAAGGGCGTGCCAGACGGACCCACCAACAACAACTTGCTCAATTGGAACACAGCTTTCAATGAAGACTCTACAACCTCATTTCATTAGTACAG gCACACAGACAAATTTTCCCTCCAATGATGTTGGTGTTGgcacagcagctgctctgccGTTTTTGACAACACCAATAAAGAGACGACGCACAGAACTGGAggtgggagaggaagaggagcctgCAGAAGGCAGTTCTGTTGCCATCAAGGTGCCACATGATTCCACATATGACCCTGTGGACACCTTGAACGAGTCTGCTGATGTGAG AAAGGAGTCTTCTGTTCCTGTTCATAAGACTCCCACTTACATTGTGTATGAGGACTGCCTAATGGAGCGGTTTCAGATGTGCCCTGTGTGTAAGCGGAACTATGACGTGCGGTCAAGAAGGCTAGACACGTTCCTCTCTGTGGAACAGCAGTGTCTGCATTGCGAGTTCTCCAGAAAGTGGAATACCCAGCCTCTTGTTGGTAGCACTCCTGCTGGGAACCTGCAGCTGTCCACTGCAGTGTATACCACTAGTGCGTCTTTCTTCAAGATTGAAAAGGTATTATATTTGGACATATTTAGGAATAAATGTAACGGCATACAGCATATGTTGTCGTTGATTTAA